A region from the Fusarium musae strain F31 chromosome 1, whole genome shotgun sequence genome encodes:
- a CDS encoding hypothetical protein (EggNog:ENOG41) — protein MSALPPQKFLPLTPAPKSSFLSLAPATSPSYPQKPAARSHTRPSAPRRASTESSSSSSSSNNSYRILKLGPVHYGEHADEHKTDFHDVILH, from the coding sequence ATGtctgctcttcctcctcaaaaGTTCCTCCCTCTCACCCCGGCTCCCAAGTCTTCTTTCCTGTCTCTCGCCCCAGCCACTTCTCCCTCATACCCTCAGAAGCCGGCTGCCCGCTCTCACACTCGTCCCTCTGCTCCTCGACGAGCCTCGACTGAGTcgtccagctccagctccagctccaacaaCAGCTACCGCATCCTCAAGCTTGGACCTGTTCACTACGGCGAGCATGCCGATGAGCACAAGACCGACTTTCATGATGTTATCCTTCACTGA
- a CDS encoding DNA-directed RNA polymerase II subunit RPB1 produces the protein MANLYFTHSSAPLKTVEEIQFGLMSPEEIKNMSVCHITYPETMEENKTKPRDGGLNDPLLGSIDRQFRCKTCTQAMGECPGHFGHIELAKPVYHPGFIKKVKKILEIVCHNCSKVLADDRDPEFVNAINTRDPKVRFNRVWEVCKKKRRCENDEAKQKDDEFGTKTGPPRGHGGCGNMQPNVRQAALQLKAAFDEVTVDEDGQKSKKKETTPITPEMAHSILRRITEDDLVNMGLNSDYARPEWMVLTVLPVPPPPVRPSISMDGTGTGMRNEDDLTYKLGDIIRANGNVKQAIREGSPQHIARDFEELLQYHVATYMDNDIAGQPRALQKSGRPVKAIRARLKGKEGRLRGNLMGKRVDFSARTVITGDANLSLHEVGVPRSIARTLTYPETVTPYNIGKLHQLVENGPNEHPGAKYVIRADGQRIDLRHHRRAGAISLEYGWKVERHLMTGDYIIFNRQPSLHKESMMGHRVRVMPYSTFRLNLSVTSPYNADFDGDEMNLHVPQSEETRAEVKELCLVPLNIVSPQKNGPLMGIVQDSLAGAYKLCRRDVFLTKEQIMNCMLWVPNWDGVIPQPAIYKPRPRWTGKQLISMVIPKEVSLFNGTDSGENAPLKDEGLLIQAGQLMYGLLTKKNIGAAAGGIVHISYNELGPEGAMAFLNGVQQVVTYWLLNNGHSIGIGDTIPDAATIAKVQVHIDEEKAEVARLTAMATANELEALPGMNVRATFENKVSMALNQARDKAGTTTQKSLKDSNNAVTMASSGSKGSSINISQMTALVGQQIVEGKRIPFGFKYRTLPHFTKDDYSPEARGFVENSYLRGLTPSEFFFHAMAGREGLIDTAVKTAETGYIQRRLVKALEDLSARYDGTVRNSLGDIVQFLYGEDGLDAMIIEKQKLGILNMSNSAFEKKYRLDLANPPDWFKHDYEFGNELTGDKESMEYLDQEWEKLLADRRQVRQINKAKGNEEMMQLPLNITRIIESAKRVFNVKANDRSNLRPSEVIPAVQNLLDSMKIVRGTDEISIEADANASILFKALLRSRLAFKEVVKEHRLNKLAFDHILGELQNRWDRAFVNPGEMVGVLAAQSIGEPATQMTLNTFHFAGVSSKNVTLGVPRLKEILNLAKNIKTPSMAVYLNTPLARQEQAKKLRSMVEYTNLRSVTSVTEIYYDPNITETNIPEDVDMVESYYMIPDESVDPTANQSRWLLRITLDRQKLLDKEIKIDDVAQRIKEEYPTDLAVIFSDNNADEQVIRIRTLQTGDKDEEGEGGMEEDVMLKRLEAHLLDTLTLRGVPGIERAFLTKGTRLTEGPDGALLAIKDDPRCTQWYLDTSGTALREVLAVDGVDATRTYTNDLYQIVEVFGIEAARAALAKELTNVLAFDGSYVNHRHIALLVDVMTYRGSISAVTRHGINRADTGALMRCSFEETVEILLEAAATGELDDCRGISENVMLGQMAPMGTGNFDVLLDPKMLETVISDNSRMGLMAGMPTKGGDVEGAATPYDTGSPMADSGYLSLNSPAAGNFSPIQGAGSESPGGFTTVGDHGFGGASPYNRGAASPFSSTSPTSPFSYSPSSPNMGYSPTSPLIDGGGMSRYGPTSPSFSPSSPSFSPTSPMLRPTSPASPNYSPTSPSYSPTSPSSPRHYSPTSPAQFNSPTSPSYSPASPNYSPTSPNIHGAGPTSPSYSPASPSWSPTSPEAYSPTSPSFQRSPGAQQSPTSPSYSPTSPAFSPRTPGPGTSGNQ, from the exons ATGGCCAACCTTTACTTCACCCACTCGAGCGCTCCGCTCAAGACCGTGGAAGAGATTCAGTTCGGTTTGATGTCTCccgaggagatcaagaacatgaGTGTCTGCCACATTACTTATCCCGAAACGATGGAGGAGAACAAAACCAAGCCTCGTGACGGTGGCCTCAACGACCCGCTCCTCGGATCGATCGATCGACAATTCCGTTGCAAAACCTGCACCCAAGCAATGGGCGAGTGCCCTGGCCATTTCGGCCACATCGAACTGGCCAAACCTGTCTACCATCCTGGATTTATCAAGAAAGTCAAAAAGATTTTGGAGATAGTCTGCCACAACTGTAGCAAAGTGCTagccgatgat AGAGATCCTGAGTTCGTTAACGCCATTAACACTCGAGATCCTAAAGTCCGTTTCAACCGCGTGTGGGAAGTTTGTAAGAAGAAGCGGAGATGTGAGAACGACGAGGCGAAGCAAAAGGACGACGAGTTCGGCACGAAGACTGGTCCTCCGAGAGGTCACGGTGGCTGCGGTAACATGCAGCCCAACGTTCGACAAGCAGCCCTACAGCTCAAAGCCGCCTTCGATGAAGTTACAGtcgatgaagatggacagaagtcgaagaagaaggagacaaCACCTATCACCCCCGAGATGGCGCACAGCATTCTGAGGAGGATTACGGaggatgatcttgtcaacatGGGCCTCAACTCCGACTACGCTCGTCCCGAGTGGATGGTTCTTACTGTTCTTCCTGTGCCACCACCCCCGGTCCGTCCCAGTATCTCCATGGATGGCACGGGAACTGGTATGCGCAACGAAGATGATTTGACATACAAGCTGGGTGATATCATTCGTGCCAACGGAAATGTCAAGCAAGCCATTCGTGAAGGATCCCCGCAACACATTGCCCGAGACTTCGAGGAGCTCTTGCAATATCATGTTGCGACCTACATGGACAACGATATTGCTGGCCAACCTCGGGCTCTTCAGAAGAGTGGCCGACCTGTGAAGGCTATTCGTGCACGCCTAAAGGGTAAGGAGGGTCGTCTTCGAGGTAACTTGATGGGTAAGCGTGTCGACTTTTCGGCACGTACTGTCATTACTGGTGATGCCAACCTTTCTCTACACGAGGTTGGTGTCCCTCGCAGTATTGCCAGGACCCTCACCTATCCCGAAACTGTGACACCCTACAACATCGGAAAGCTGCATCAGCTTGTCGAGAACGGACCCAACGAACATCCTGGTGCCAAGTATGTCATCCGAGCTGATGGTCAGCGAATCGATTTACGCCATCACCGCCGTGCTGGCGCGATTTCTCTTGAGTACGGATGGAAGGTTGAGCGTCATTTGATGACTGGTGACtacatcatcttcaatcgtCAGCCCTCTCTGCATAAAGAATCTATGATGGGTCATCGTGTTCGTGTCATGCCGTACTCAACCTTCCGCCTCAACCTCTCTGTTACTTCTCCTTACAACGCCGAtttcgatggtgatgagatgaaccTTCACGTCCCCCAGAGCGAGGAAACACGCGCTGAGGTCAAAGAGCTTTGTCTAGTTCCCTTGAACATTGTTTCTCCTCAGAAGAACGGTCCTTTGATGGGTATCGTCCAGGACTCTCTGGCTGGTGCCTACAAGCTTTGCCGTCGAGATGTTTTCCTCACAAAGGAGCAAATCATGAACTGTATGCTCTGGGTGCCTAACTGGGACGGTGTCATTCCTCAGCCTGCTATCTATAAGCCTCGTCCTCGGTGGACTGGTAAGCAGCTCATCAGCATGGTTATCCCTAAGGAGGTTAGCCTGTTCAACGGTACGGATTCTGGTGAAAACGCCCCTCTTAAGGATGAGGGTCTTCTGATCCAAGCCGGCCAACTGATGTATGGTCTTTTGACTAAGAAGAACATTGGTGCTGCCGCGGGCGGCATTGTGCATATCAGCTACAACGAACTTGGCCCTGAAGGTGCGATGGCTTTCTTGAACGGTGTCCAGCAGGTTGTCACCTACTGGCTTCTCAACAATGGTCATAGTATTGGTATTGGTGATACAATTCCCGATGCGGCAACCATTGCTAAAGTTCAGGTACATATTGATGAGGAAAAGGCTGAAGTTGCTCGCTTGACAGCAATGGCCACAGCGAATGAGCTTGAGGCCCTACCTGGTATGAACGTTCGTGCGACCTTCGAAAACAAGGTCTCCATGGCTCTGAACCAGGCCCGTGATAAAGCTGGTACGACAACACAGAAGAGTTTGAAGGATTCAAACAACGCTGTCACCATGGCTTCCTCAGGTTCCAAGGGTTCATCTATCAATATTTCTCAGATGACTGCGCTTGTCGGTCAGCAAATCGTCGAAGGCAAGCGTATTCCGTTTGGTTTCAAGTATCGCACATTACCTCACTTCACCAAGGACGATTACTCACCTGAGGCCCGTGGCTTTGTCGAGAACTCTTACCTCCGTGGCCTCACTCCCAGCGAGTTCTTCTTCCACGCCATGGCTGGTCGAGAAGGTCTCATTGATACTGCGGTCAAGACTGCCGAAACAGGTTATATTCAGCGACGATTGGTCAAGGCTCTGGAAGATCTTTCTGCCCGTTACGATGGAACTGTCCGAAACTCTCTGGGAGACATTGTTCAGTTCCTCTATGGTGAAGACGGTCTCGATGCTATGATTATTGAGAAACAGAAGTTGGGTATCCTCAATATGTCAAACTCGGCATTTGAGAAGAAATATCGTCTGGATCTTGCCAACCCCCCGGACTGGTTCAAGCATGACTACGAATTTGGTAACGAATTGACTGGCGACAAGGAATCTATGGAGTATCTCGATCAAGAATGGGAAAAGCTGTTAGCTGATCGCCGACAAGTGCGACAGAttaacaaggccaagggaaATGAGGAAATGATGCAGCTGCCACTGAACATCACTCGTATCATCGAGTCCGCTAAGCGAGTTTTCAATGTCAAGGCCAATGACAGAAGCAACTTGCGACCGTCTGAAGTCATTCCAGCCGTGCAAAACTTGCTGGATAGCATGAAGATTGTTCGTGGTACTGATGAAATCTCGATTGAAGCTGACGCAAATGCATCCATTCTCTTCAAGGCCCTGCTCCGCTCTCGCCTTGCCTTCAAGGAGGTGGTCAAGGAGCATCGGCTGAACAAATTGGCTTTCGACCATATTTTGGGTGAACTCCAGAACAGATGGGATCGCGCATTTGTCAACCCTGGTGAAATGGTTGGTGTTCTGGCTGCGCAGTCTATTGGTGAGCCTGCTACTCAGATGACACTGAACACCTTCCATTTTGCTGGTGTGTCGTCCAAGAACGTTACTCTTGGTGTGCCACGTCTCAAGGAAATTCTTAACTTGGCCAAAAACATCAAGACTCCCAGTATGGCTGTGTACCTCAACACACCGCTCGCAAGACAAGAgcaagccaagaagcttcGAAGTATGGTAGAATACACCAACCTTCGCTCTGTCACCTCGGTGACTGAGATTTACTATGATCCAAACATCACGGAAACAAACATCCCTGAAGATGTGGACATGGTTGAGTCTTACTATATGATCCCGGATGAGAGCGTGGACCCCACCGCCAACCAATCGCGATGGCTTCTACGTATTACTCTGGACCGACAGAAGCTTCTGGATAAGGAGATTAAGATCGATGACGTTGCTCAGCGCATCAAGGAAGAATACCCTACTGATCTGGCAGTCATTTTCAGTGACAACAACGCCGATGAGCAGGTTATCCGTATTCGAACCCTTCAAACCGGTgacaaggatgaagagggtGAAGGTggcatggaggaggatgtcaTGCTCAAGCGCCTGGAGGCCCATCTCTTGGATACTCTCACTCTTCGTGGCGTTCCTGGCATTGAACGTGCTTTCCTCACCAAGGGCACCCGACTCACTGAAGGACCTGATGGAGCTTTGCTTGCTATCAAGGATGACCCCCGCTGCACACAGTGGTATCTGGATACCAGTGGTACTGCCCTTCGCGAGGTTTTGGCCGTGGACGGTGTTGACGCGACCCGAACATATACAAACGATCTTTATCAAATCGTCGAGGTCTTTGGTATTGAAGCTGCTCGTGCCGCGTTGGCGAAGGAGTTGACCAACGTGTTGGCCTTTGACGGTTCTTATGTCAACCATCGTCACATTGCcctccttgttgatgtgATGACATACAGAGGCTCCATTTCAGCGGTCACTCGACATGGTATCAACCGAGCCGACACCGGTGCTCTAATGCGTTGTTCTTTCGAGGAGACAGTCGAGATTCTCCTCGAAGCTGCCGCCACAGGTGAATTGGATGATTGCCGTGGTATCTCGGAGAACGTCATGCTAGGTCAGATGGCGCCCATGGGTACCGGTAACTTTGATGTCTTGCTGGATCCTAAGATGCTTGAGACTGTTATTTCTGACAACTCTCGCATGGGCTTGATGGCAGGTATGCCCACCAAGGGCggagatgttgaaggagCTGCTACTCCCTACGACACTGGCTCCCCAATGGCTGATTCGGGCtacctcagcctcaactctCCTGCTGCAGGAAACTTCTCCCCTATTCAGGGTGCTGGATCGGAATCACCTGGTGGCTTCACCACTGTTGGTGATCATGGATTCGGCGGCGCTAGCCCGTACAACCGCGGAGCGGCCAGCCCCTTCAGCAGTACATCCCCAACATCGCCATTCAGTTACTCGCCGTCATCACCTAATATGGGATACTCTCCCACATCACCTCTTATCGATGGTGGTGGCATGAGCCGCTATGGACCAACGTCTCCTTCTTTCagcccatcatcgccatcgttcTCTCCTACCTCGCCGATGTTGCGTCCGACAAGCCCTGCAAGCCCCAACTACAGCCCGACGTCACCCAGCTACTCGCCCACGTCACCTTCGTCTCCTAGACACTACTCGCCGACATCGCCAGCACAGTTCAATTCTCCGACGTCTCCTAGTTATTCACCGGCGAGCCCCAACTACAGCCCGACATCGCCCAACATTCATGGTGCTGGACCAACCTCACCCTCTTATTCCCCGGCGTCACCTTCATGGTCTCCAACGTCTCCTGAGGCTTATTCCCCAACAAGCCCAAGCTTCCAGAGGAGCCCTGGCGCACAGCAGTCGCCGACCAGCCCCAGTTACTCCCCGACGTCGCCTGCTTTCTCTCCTCGCACGCCGGGTCCGGGAACGTCTGGGAATCAATAG
- a CDS encoding hypothetical protein (BUSCO:EOG09262XRU) has protein sequence MNLLLSDDYLLQDYPEHITNTIRSGHATTLRFNRQGDYLASGRVDGTVVIWDLDTMGVARKLRGHNKSITVTSWSRCGRYLLTACHGWKAILWDLKDGKRLREVRLRAPAYMAEPHPWNHLKFVAALYEEQPLLVDITDPVDVKRILPSAAKRPSTDDAALREKQAKEDAKQMTTSAIWSTTGDHVLAGTNKGKLNIIDAKTCEIIWSERICSSAITNMRMTVSGRELLVNCQDRIIRTFRVPNLLAENLDLDTLQLPLEHKFQDVVNRLSWNHVTFSATGEYVAASTYNNHELYVWERNHGSLVCMLKDPKEEQGVIEWHPTRALLAACGLETGRIYIWSVVSPQKWSALAPDFAEVEENVEYIEREDDFDIYAQEEIHRRRLDAEDEEVDVLTLDPSKTLDEGESFRMPILFNLGESDSEDEFIAVSTGTMRRRSPGEGQSDLEEKIPVQKSTAGKRSRKR, from the exons ATGAATCTCCTACTCTCAGATGACTATCTTCTCCAAGATTACCCCGAGCACATCACAAATACGATCCGTTCAGGACATGCGACAACTCTACGTTTTAATCGGCAAGGCGATTACCTTGCTTCGGGCCGAGTCGATGGAACCGTTGTAATTTGGGATCTGGATACGATGGGAGTCGCGAGGAAACTGAGGGGTCATAATAAGAGCATCACAGTCACGAGCTGGTCAAGATGTGGACGGTATCTTCTCACGGCCTGCCACGGATGGAAAGCTATCCTTTGGGACCTTAAGGATGGAAAGCGTCTACGCGAGGTTCGTCTTCGCGCGCCTGCGTATATGGCTGAGCCTCACCCATGGAACCA CCTTAAATTTGTCGCAGCGCTATACGAAGAGCAGCCACTTCTAGTCGACATAACCGACCCCGTCGACGTGAAACGTATACTCCCATCAGCGGCGAAGCGACCGAGTACCGACGATGCAGCACTGCGCGAGAagcaagccaaagaagatgcCAAACAGATGACAACTTCTGCGATCTGGAGTACAACTGGAGATCATGTGCTTGCCGGAACCAACAAAGGAAAGCTCAATATCATCGATGCAAAGACATGCGAAATTATTTGGTCGGAGAGGATATGTTCGAGTGCCATCACCAATATGCGAATGACGGTATCAGGACGCGAGTTATTGGTCAATTGCCAAGACCGAATTATTCGAACTTTCCGAGTGCCAAATTTACTGGCCGAGAATCTCGACCTCGATACACTACAATTACCACTGGAGCACAAGTTCCAGGATGTTGTCAACAGGCTATCATGGAATCATGTCACGTTCAGTGCAACTGGTGAATATGTCGCAGCCTCGACGTACAACAACCACGAGCTGTACGTATGGGAGCGCAATCACGGCAGTCTGGTTTGCATGCTCAAGGACccaaaagaagaacaaggcgTGATAGAGTGGCACCCTACCCGCGCGCTCTTGGCTGCCTGTGGCCTGGAAACTGGTCGCATATACATATGGTCTGTTGTCAGTCCGCAAAAATGGTCGGCGCTGGCGCCTGATTTTGCTGAGGTGGAAGAGAACGTTGAGTACATCGAGCGGGAAGATGACTTTGATATCTATGCGCAAGAAGAGATACACCGACGGCGACtagatgctgaagatgaagaggttgatgtcTTGACCCTGGATCCATCAAAAACCCTGGATGAGGGAGAAAGCTTTCGGATGCCAATTCTGTTTAATCTCGGGGAGAGCGACAGCGAGGACGAATTCATCGCAGTATCAACCGGCACCATGAGACGTAGGAGTCCTGGAGAGGGTCAAAGCGATTTGGAGGAAAAGATACCCGTTCAGAAAAGCACGGCCGGGAAAAGAAGCCGAAAGCGTTAG
- the RGT1 gene encoding Glucose-responsive transcription factor (BUSCO:EOG09264G0H~EggNog:ENOG41), whose protein sequence is MANSKFEYVRNFETPDPLLPNTWIVVRVDGRGFTKMCAKYGFEKPNDRRALDLMNTAAKAVVAELPEITIAYGVSDEYSKLVSTVVSTFTANYVYFWSTHFPDSPLSPPLPSFDGRAVCYPSVQNLRDYMSWRQADCHINNLYNTCFWSLIQLGGLDNKEAESTLARTLAADKNEILFSRFSINYNNEPEIYRKGSVIFRDYELVDPNSHNTMQTIDSQAEPVEQSKSQKEKDKKSRAKARVVVEHMDIIKDDFWNQRPWLLSNKPGKIPKQT, encoded by the exons ATGGCAAATTCCAA GTTTGAATATGTCCGTAACTTTGAGACGCCAGATCCGCTATTACCCAACACATGGATCGTGGTGCGAGTCGATGGCAGAGGATTCACAAA AATGTGCGCCAAGTATGGCTTCGAGAAGCCAAATGATCGCCGTGCCCTTGATCTTATGAACACTGCCGCCAAGGCCGTCGTGGCTGAGCTACCAGAAATCACAATTGCATACGGCGTCAGTGATGAGTACAG TAAACTTGTCAGCACTGTCGTCTCGACGTTCACTGCGAACTATGTATACTTTTGGTCGACTCACTTCCCCGACAGCCCATTATCTCCTCCATTACCATCCTTCGATGGACGGGCAGTGTGCTACCCTAGTGTTCAAAATCTCCGGGATTACATGAGCTGGAGGCAAGCAGATT GCCACATAAATAACCTCTATAACACATGCTTCTGGTCTTTGATCCAACTAGGAGGCCTTGACAACAAGGAAGCTGAGAGTACTCTGGCG CGCACGTTGGCAGCAGATAAAAACGAGATACTCTTCTCCCGCTTTTCCATCAACTACAACAACGAGCCCGAGATATATAGAAAGGGCAGTGTTATCTTCCGCGAC TATGAACTGGTTGACCCTAACTCTCACAATACCATGCAAACAATCGACTCTCAAGCAGAGCCCGTTGAGCAATCAAAGTcacagaaggagaaggacaagaagagccGAGCCAAAGCTCGTGTGGTGGTGGAACACATGGACATCATCAAGGACGATTTCTGGAACCAAAGACCATGGCTCCTTTCCAACAAGCCCGGGAAGATTCCAAAACAGACGTAA
- a CDS encoding hypothetical protein (EggNog:ENOG41) → MDAHALLSSQGWRGTGHSLHKTDDSIGLAKPLLLNRKDNTRGLGQKQHFTSDQWWMNAFDEQLKGIDTSKEGKVVQTVTTGKLNALEKNLGKYSVYTTFVRGGFLEGTIDKLTINDSSMESSETESSDQQEGDKFDEDKPRKETKEEEKARKEAKRKRKEARAARRAEKAARRELKSKSKKSSKPSKSSAESSDADEEKKRRRAKKEEKRRQRAKETGK, encoded by the coding sequence ATGGATGCACATGCGCTGCTCTCCTCCCAAGGCTGGCGAGGAACCGGACACTCCCTACATAAAACCGACGACTCAATTGGACTTGCGAAACCTCTACTGCTGAATCGCAAAGACAATACTCGAGGACTGGGCCAGAAGCAACATTTCACTAGCGACCAATGGTGGATGAACGCGTTTGATGAGCAACTCAAGGGTATCGATACGTCCAAAGAGGGGAAAGTGGTTCAGACTGTCACCACTGGCAAGCTGAACGCCCTGGAAAAGAACCTCGGCAAATACTCCGTATACACGACCTTCGTACGAGGCGGATTCCTCGAAGGAACAATAGATAAGCTCACGATCAACGACTCGAGCATGGAGTCATCCGAAACCGAATCCAGTGACCAGCAAGAAGGCGACAAGTTTGATGAGGACAAGCCTCGGAAAgagaccaaggaggaggagaaagcccgaaaagaagcaaagagGAAGCGGAAGGAAGCGCGGGCCGCGAGAAGGGCCGAGAAAGCAGCACGCCGAGagctcaagtccaagtcgaAAAAGTCTTCCAAACCCTCCAAGTCCTCAGCAGAATCAAGTGACGCAGACGAGGAGAAAAAACGGCGGCGcgcaaagaaagaagagaaaaggaggcAAAGAGCCAAAGAGACTGGGAAATAG
- a CDS encoding hypothetical protein (EggNog:ENOG41~BUSCO:EOG092645TJ), with the protein MPMDERELGQRIKALTKCVAANEPPENAIKLLETLKKDASPTEEMLRATRAGVFVGKLRSNSNKDIARAAAELVNKWKKLVEQEKHSKLQRAKVGSGSPAPAPAPSSAPASSPAPPPPSSAGASGAKYKGDIEKRKYETDNVNVKRTDSNVRNSCIGLIYNGLAYRSTATETDVITRAVAVEHAAYTKFKGETPDYKKKIRSLFTNLKNKSNRELGRSVLSGEITAEKFVVMTDDELKSEEQRKKELELEKENMKKAQVPMAEKSISESLECGRCKKKQVSYTQAQTRAADEPMTTFCECMACGHRWKFS; encoded by the exons ATGCCCATGGACGAACGCGAGCTTGGGCAGCGCATCAAGGCGCTGACAAAGTGTGTAGCTGCGAATGAGCCCCCCGAGAATGCCATCAAGTTGCTCGAGACATTGAAGAAGGATGCTTCTCCCACGGAAGAGATGCTACGG GCTACAAGAGCCGGCGTTTTTGTCGGCAAACTTCGTTCAAATTCCAACAAGGACATCGCCCGTGCCGCCGCCGAACTCGTCAACAAGTGGAAGAAGCTGGTCGAACAGGAAAAACACTCGAAACTACAACGTGCAAAGGTCGGATCAGGAtccccagccccagccccAGCTCCATCATCAGCGCCCGCGTCATCTCCTGCACCccctcctccatcatcagccgGTGCCTCTGGGGCCAAGTACAAGGGCGACATCGAGAAGCGAAAATACGAGACCGACAACGTGAACGTCAAGCGCACCGATTCTAATGTTCGAAACTCATGCATTGGGCTTATCTACAATGGCCTCGCCTATCGATCAACGGCAACCGAGACCGACGTCATTACTAGAGCCGTCGCTGTTGAGCATGCCGCTTATACCAAATTCAAAGGAGAAACGCCCGattacaagaagaagatccgaTCACTCTTCACCAACCTGAAGAACAAGTCCAATCGGGAGCTCGGGCGTAGCGTCTTGTCTGGTGAGATCACTGCGGAGAAGTTTGTTGTCATGACCGACGACGAGCTCAAGAGCGAGGAGCAGCGcaagaaggagcttgaaCTAGAAAAGGAGAACATGAAGAAGGCCCAAGTTCCGATGGCTGAGAAGAGTATCAGTGAGAGTCTGGAGTGTGGTCGTTGTAAGAAGAAGCAGGTCAGCTACACGCAGGCGCAGACCCGAGCTGCTGATGAACCTATGACAACTTTCTGCGAATGCATGGCGTGCGGGCACCGATGGAAG ttttcttaa
- the CYS12 gene encoding Cysteine synthase 2 (EggNog:ENOG41), with amino-acid sequence MALSDHPKAYGTAAVVFAFTTGILVTLGFKDFYPDLERRFQHKRRANTGGGRRSSLFWSDPVELQDHESQPSTPTSYDVVRNSLVDGIEATIGNTPLIKIQSLSKATGRIIMAKAEFLNGAGNSPKDRVALNMIREAESKGLLTPHKGDTIYEGTVGSTGISLATLARAMGYRAHICMPSDMALEKSDLLLHLGATVERVTPAPITSPDHFVNLARRRAEEHASKAKDGSKGFFANQFESEANWKAHFNATGPEIWRQTNGQLDAFVAGAGTGGTVSGVAKYLKEEQKATDIKVVLADPQGSGLYNKVRHGVMYSSTEREGTRRRQQVDTMVEGIGITRLTENFEAGRELIDDAVRVTDTQACRMARWLVEHDGIFIGSSSSVNCVAAVEAAMRLPKGSRVVTILCDSGTRHLSKFWKHIKEMGLESEEEATNLFTELGIPGHDE; translated from the coding sequence ATGGCGCTCAGCGACCATCCAAAAGCCTACGGCACCGCTGCCGTTGTCTTCGCCTTCACAACTGGCATCCTCGTCACTTTAGGATTCAAGGACTTTTACCCAGATCTTGAACGTCGGTTCCAGCACAAGAGGCGTGCAAACACAGGTGGTGGCCGAAGATCGAGTCTTTTCTGGAGCGACCCTGTTGAGCTTCAGGATCATGAGTCTCagccttcaacaccaacgtcTTATGACGTTGTGAGGAATAGCCTGGTAGACGGTATAGAAGCTACCATCGGCAACACACCTCTTATAAAGATTCAATCGTTATCGAAAGCCACAGGCCggatcatcatggccaaagCAGAATTCCTAAATGGCGCCGGAAATTCACCCAAGGATCGTGTTGCACTTAACATGATTCGAGAAGCAGAATCCAAAGGTCTACTAACACCACATAAGGGCGATACTATATATGAAGGCACAGTAGGAAGCACGGGTATCTCACTCGCAACTCTTGCCCGAGCAATGGGCTACCGCGCTCATATCTGTATGCCTAGCGATATGGCTCTCGAAAAGTCTGATCTactcctccatcttggcgCAACCGTCGAGCGAGTCACTCCCGCGCCTATCACCAGCCCTGATCACTTTGTCAACCTTGCTCGAAGGCGTGCGGAAGAACACGCCAGTAAGGCCAAGGATGGTAGTAAGGGTTTCTTTGCCAACCAGTTTGAGTCTGAGGCCAACTGGAAAGCACATTTCAATGCAACGGGTCCCGAGATTTGGCGGCAGACGAATGGCCAGCTGGACGCTTTCGTCGCTGGAGCTGGTACAGGAGGAACAGTCTCCGGCGTGGCGAAGTATCTGAAGGAGGAGCAGAAGGCGACTGATATAAAAGTCGTCCTCGCCGACCCCCAGGGCAGTGGTCTCTACAACAAAGTCCGCCACGGCGTTATGTACTCTTCGACAGAACGTGAGGGTACAAGACGTAGGCAGCAGGTTGATACTATGGTCGAAGGCATCGGAATCACACGTCTGACCGAGAACTTCGAAGCGGGACGTGAACTTATCGACGATGCTGTGCGGGTAACGGACACGCAAGCCTGCCGCATGGCGCGCTGGCTAGTTGAGCACGACGGTATATTCATCGGCAGCAGTAGCTCTGTCAACTGTGTCGCCGCGGTTGAGGCAGCTATGAGACTTCCAAAGGGGAGTCGTGTCGTTACCATCCTGTGCGACTCTGGAACTAGACATCTGAGCAAGTTCTGGAAGCACATCAAAGAGATGGGACTGGAAAGCGAGGAGGAGGCAACGAATTTATTTACTGAGCTAGGGATACccggccatgatgaatga